A window from Molothrus ater isolate BHLD 08-10-18 breed brown headed cowbird chromosome 24, BPBGC_Mater_1.1, whole genome shotgun sequence encodes these proteins:
- the CLSPN gene encoding claspin produces MAALPHGRPAADGGGSSRLPEALRLPGLWRGGRPGRDSEGDGGSSNRSGTAPVQVAVPVAEPVATGHRCPPPLITGGPAPSLGSPFLSDYSSQHAPCPPCRPRDTLGRPRSAGLYGRGACRERSWLPLEDLNPDLQKPLDSDSDSGQGSCETASPGPLGKSTASFEDRDSEEEIFVRKKAKNQKVLEDSESEVEEDGGSAGQEDALGGDKENGEEKENIAAEKKKKSHRILPALLDSDDSDTGDPLQIENLETGRSSALPEGELGEERPLKSGKKYRKHKHKHDIEEEPVKEAVTKSRRRKDKEKIMESIKQLRKEKKPVAEVDGGERFPFNDSGCLLDDKDLFDNGLEEEDDQALEDEESLESIRAAVKNKIKHYKNKERFPDSEGYKHVFDEENEEPVLKEPKRKERKAARLSKEAIKQLHSETQRLLRESSVSLPYHVPEAKSIHDFFKSRPRPACKGNAMALLKSSKYQLTLNEESAAVGSLSKDGKDGPMEGDQSAAAEPEMSLGRDVDASVTEPLAAEGRNLPEDCAEQPRQDREDSHAVTESVTDDNTKEQQLSNCLSTDCDEQKESEIPPASGDALMEREERAPGVQGETKTPQGGPGLVAQPEKVRKSKLDKLRELGIDLSIQPRICSDKESFINLDEADSNKELEALKARFLKHTLQTSKSKGERAINMNIIRKETTSDGKEELRADVVPAVLAAESLEEAVHKKPGEKLQALKAKLQEAMKLRRTEERQKRHALFKLDNEEMLEEEEEEEEEEMTDESEEEEDEEEEEGDHENSEFLLDEAEEDNEDTEEKQTEDGDKETDKESIDGEKLEKSEHGDSVLKHPSTESTLMLFKDSSSKMGYSLPDEKLEMEETVDKGPNKLEDDDSFSLPALPKENSHNSSFEFIGSMIPSYQPCNKQASRGGSFFPAAGGFRSPSPGFFKTSFISSASKSSGKTSEPSLPIEDSQDLYNASPEPKSLFPGAGESRFQFSLEDDTQSQLLDADGFLNVGQHRNKYQSSKHQLPLASMDENAMDANMDELLDLCSGQFSSQAEHVPNTSSTKKQNMEELLNLCSGKFVSQTGSPTWASSVSSKAEKDSDIEDPMAEALELCSGSFPTDREEEEEEEQEELGGFQLLTDDEACASEEDEKGEDSAAEEAEVSDEEEELLRHRPGLKKKLKLQDFMEEEAELSGSDVGSEDEYDGEDLNEYEEEIIDEELPNDAELGNQIQKFHMKAMLDDDKRQLRLYQERYLLDGDLHSDGPGRTRRFRWKNIDFASQMDLFQRDSDNEEENEEFDETEVKWRKERFEREQWLREQKEKNKEQEEEEEIGGDSEFMKLAKKVTAKSLQKKASPAVVAQGSALLPRNPFEAFRPASDIQIKNGSLLNRPKAVLQKLAAMSDLNPNAPRNSRNFVFHTLSPEKSEEAKEKSKPQVKKRGPSAVITSAAKRPRVESSEESSQSRSIFQYLES; encoded by the exons ATGGCGGCGCTACCG CATGGCCGCCCGGCTGCTGACGGCGGAGGCAGCTCGCGGCTGCCCGAGGCCTTGCggctccctgggctgtggcGAGGTGGAAGGCCCGGGAGGGACAGCGAGGGAGATGGCGGTTCCAGTAACCGTTCCGGTACGGCGCCCGTTCAGGTAGCAGTGCCGGTGGCGGAGCCAGTAGCCACCGGCCACCGCTGCCCGCCGCCCTTGATCACGGGCGGTCCCGCGCCTTCACTGGGCTCGCCCTTCCTGTCAGACTACAGCTCCCAGCATGCCCCGTGCCCGCCCTGCCGGCCGCGGGACACGCTGGGAAGGCCGCGCTCAGCCGGTCTCTATGGGCGCGGTGCATGCCGGGAGCGCTCCTGG CTTCCACTGGAGGACTTGAACCCAGACTTGCAGAAACCTCTGGACAGTGACTCTGACAGTGGCCAGGGCAGCTGTGAgacagcatccccagggcccCTTGGCAAGAGCACAGCATCCTTCGAGGACAGAG ATTCGGAAGAAGAAATTTTTGTGcgtaaaaaagcaaaaaaccagaAAGTGCTTGAGGACAGTGAGAGTGAAGTGGAAGAGGATGgaggctcagctgggcaggaggatgCTTTGGGTGGAGACAAggaaaatggggaggaaaaggagaacattgctgctgaaaagaagaaaaaatcccatcggatcctcccagctctgctggacagtgatgacagtgacactggggacCCACTGCAGATTGAAAACCTTGAAacaggcaggagctctgccttGCCTGAGggtgagctgggagaggagagacCCCTAAAATCTGGGAAAAAGTACAGAAAGCATAAACATAAACATGATATTGAAGAGGAGCCAGTAAAAGAAGCTGTCACAAAATCCAGAAGGAGAAAGgacaaggagaaaataatgGAGTCAATTAAAcagctgaggaaagaaaagaagcctGTGGCAGAG GTGGATGGTGGTGAGAGGTTTCCCTTCAACGACAGTGGATGTCTTCTGGATGACAAGGACCTCTTTGATAATGGCTTGGAAGAGGAGGATGATCAAGCCCTTGAGGATGAAGAGTCCCTAGAATCCATACGAGCagctgtgaaaaacaaaataaaacactacAAG AACAAAGAACGTTTTCCTGACAGCGAGGGCTACAAACATGTATTTGATGAGGAGAATGAGGAGCCTGTATTAAAGGAGCCAAAAAGGAAG GAGCGGAAAGCAGCACGGTTGAGTAAAGAAGCCATTAAACAACTACACAGTGAGACCCAACGACTTCTTAGAG AATCATCTGTGTCTCTCCCATATCATGTGCCTGAGGCCAAAAGTATTCATGACTTCTTCAAGAGCAGACCTCGCCCAGCATGTAAAGGAAATGCCATGGCCCTGTTGAA GTCCTCCAAATACCAGCTGACCCTAAATGAAGAATCTGCAGCTGTTGGGAGCTTGAGCAAGGATGGCAAAGATGGGCCAATGGAAGGTGATcaatcagcagctgctgaaccAGAAATGAGCCTGGGCAGAGATGTTGATGCTTCTGTGACTGAGCCTCTTGCTGCTGAAGGGAGGAACTTGCCAGAGGactgtgctgagcagcccaggcaggacagggaggatTCTCATGCAGTTACAGAGTCTGTAACTGATGATAACACAAAGGAACAGCAGCTCTCTAACTGCCTGAGCACTGACTGTGATGAGCAAAAGGAGAGTGAAATTCCTCCAGCATCTGGAGATGCCCTcatggaaagagaggaaagagcaCCAGGTGTACAAGGGGAAACAAAAACTCCACAAGGGGGgcctgggctggtggcacagcctgAAAAAGTGAGGAAATCCAAGCTGGATAAACTTCGTGAACTGGGAATAGACCTGTCCATCCAGCCAAGAATCTGCTCTGACAAGGAATCCTTCATAAACCTCGATGAAGCTGATTCAAATAAAG AACTAGAAGCCCTGAAAGCACGTTTCTTGAAGCACACTCTCCAGACATCGAAATCCAAAGGCGAACGGGCCATAAATATGAACATTATCCGTAAGGAAACAACATCTGAtgggaaggaggagctgagagcagaTGTGGTGCCAGCAGTTTTGGCTGCAGAGAGCCTGGAGGAAGCAGTCCACAAAAAGCCAG gtgaaaAGCTGCAGGCCCTGAAGGCCAAGCTGCAGGAGGCCATGAAGCTCCGCAGGACCGAGGAGCGGCAGAAGCGGCACGCGCTGTTTAAGCTGGACAATGAGGagatgctggaggaggaggaggaggaggaggaggaagagatgaCAGATGAgtctgaggaggaagaagatgaagaagaagaagaaggtgatCATGAG AATTCAGAATTTCTCCTTGATGAAGCAGAGGAAGATAATGAAGATACAGAAGAGAAACAGACCGAAGATGGTGATAAAGAAACTGACAAAGAATCCATTGATGGAGAGAAGCTGGAGAAATCTGAACATGGTGATTCTGTTCTAAAACATCCTTCAACAGAGTCTACATTGATGCTTTTTAAGGACAGCTCCTCAAAAATGGG ATATTCTCTTCCTGATGAAAAACTGGAAATGGAAGAAACTGTAGACAAAGGACCTAACAAGTTAG aggATGATGATTCATTTTCTCTACCAGCACTGCCAAAGGAGAACAGCCACAACAGCAGCTTTGAGTTCATTGGCTCCATGATCCCATCCTACCAGCCCTGTAACAAGCAGGCCTCGAGGGGAGGGAGcttcttccctgcagcagggggGTTCAGGTCACCCTCCCCAGGATTCTTCAAAACAAGTTTTATCAGCTCTGCTTCCAAG AGCTCAGGAAAAAcctctgagccttctcttcccatAGAAGATTCCCAGGACCTCTATAATGCCTCTCCTGAGCCCAAGAGTTTAtttccaggggctggggagtCAAGATTTCAGTTTTCCCTGGAAGATGACACTCAAAGCCAGCTGCTTGATGCAGATGG GTTCTTGAATGTTGGACAGCACAGGAACAAATACCAATCCTCAAAGCATCAGCTGCCACTGGCCAGCATGGATGAGAATGCCATGGATGCCAACATGGATGAGTTACTGGACCTGTGTTCTGGACAGTTCAGCAGCCAAGCTGAGCACGTGCcaaacaccagcagcaccaaaaaGCAGAACATGGAGGAGCTGCTTAATCTTTGTTCAGGGAAATTCGTGTCTCAGA CAGGTTCTCCAACATGGGCTTCTTCAGTGTCTTCCAAGGCAGAAAAAGACAGTGACATAGAAGATCCAATGGCAGAGgctctggagctctgctcaggcTCCTTTCCCACAGACAG ggaagaggaagaagaggaggaacaaGAAGAACTTGGTGGTTTTCAGCTTTTAACAGATGATGAGGCCTGTGCAAGTGAAGAG GATGAAAAAGGTGAAGATAGTGCTGCTGAAGAAGCAGAAGTGAGTGATGAAGAAGAAGAACTGCTGAGACATAGACCAggcttaaagaaaaaact AAAACTGCAAGATTTCATggaagaggaggcagagctgtcagggaGTGATGTGGGAAGTGAGGATGAGTATGACGGTGAAGACCTGAACGAATATGAAGAAGAGATTATCGACGAGGAGCTCCCAAACGACGCAGAATTAGGAAACCAAATACAGAAATTCCACAT gaagGCCATGCTGGACGATGACAAACGGCAGCTCCGCCTGTACCAGGAGCGGTACCTGCTGGATGGGGACCTGCACAGCGACGGCCCAGGCAGGACCAGGAGGTTCAGATGGAAAAACATAG ATTTTGCTTCACAGATGGACTTGTTTCAGAGAGATTCAGATAACGAGGAGGAGAATGAAGAGTTTGATGAGACAGAAGTGAAGTGGAGGAAGGAGCGATTTGAGCGAGAGCAGTGGCTCCGTGAGCAG aaggaaaaaaacaaagagcaggaggaagaggaagaaattggTGGAGACAGCGAATTCATGAAGCTGGCAAAAAAGGTGACTGCCAAGTCCCTGCAGAAGAAAG ccagcccagcagtggtGGCACAAGGCTCGGCTCTGTTACCCAGGAACCCATTTGAAGCCTTCAGACCTGCCAGTGACATCCAG aTAAAAAATGGGTCACTCTTGAACAGACCTAAAGCTGTCCTTCAGAAGCTGGCAGCAATGTCAGATCTTAATCCAAATGCCCCTCGAAATTCAAGGAATTTTGTCTTCCATACACTTTCACCAGAGAAGAGTGAAGAGGCAAAGGAGAAATCAAAACCTCAG GTGAAGAAGAGAGGCCCTTCTGCAGTGATAACATCAGCAGCAAAGCGGCCCAGGGTAGAGAGCTCAGAGGAATCCAGTCAAAGCAGAAGCATTTTCCAGTATTTGGAGAGCTGA
- the C24H1orf216 gene encoding UPF0500 protein C1orf216 homolog: MFAVCPANAPFRQGRGGPALGTALPGAGHGPDSNSNFVGEVCDSNENWSQPAPGSPPEEGSSRSENTTNPSDNLLLLMQRQMGQGRLRDSAPGPGDPHPEQGERSPPEGAEVSGAGGHSAAHEGCAKPPSSPAEDNGYASSSLSIDSPDSTCSTTWDPPASAPRAESPPEAEPAEPELGTLFPALAEAVQHLQDKERFKEQEKEKHHIQLVMYRRLALLRWIHGLQQRVVDQQNRLQESFDTILDNRKELIRCMQQGPACVAAAAAPGP; this comes from the coding sequence ATGTTTGCTGTGTGCCCGGCAAACGCCCCGTTCCGGCAGGGCCGGGGGGGCCCAGCGCTGGGCACGGCCCTCCCAGGGGCGGGACATGGGCCGGACTCCAACTCCAACTTCGTGGGAGAGGTGTGTGACAGCAACGAGAACTGGAGCCAGCCAGCGCCGGGGTCCCCGCCGGAGGAGGGCTCCAGCCGGAGCGAAAACACCACAAATCCGTCGGATAATCTGCTGTTATTAATGCAGAGACAGATGGGCCAGGGCCGGCTTAGGGACAGCGCCCCGGGCCCGGGTGACCCGCACCCCGAGCAGGGGGAGCGCAGCCCCCCCGAGGGAGCCGAGGTCAGCGGGGCAGGGGGGCACAGCGCTGCCCACGAGGGCTGTGCCAAGCCCCCGAGCTCCCCCGCAGAGGACAACGGCTAcgccagcagctccctcagcatcGACAGCCCcgacagcacctgcagcaccacctgggaccctcctgcctctgccccccGAGCTGAGAGCCCCCCTGAGGCAGAGCCGGCTGAGCCCGAGCTGGGGACCCTCTTCCCGGCgctggcagaggctgtgcagcaCCTCCAGGACAAGGAGCGCTtcaaggagcaggagaaggagaagcacCACATCCAGCTGGTGATGTACCGGCGCCTGGCCCTGCTGCGCTGGATCCACGGCCTGCAGCAGAGAGTTGTGGACCAGCAGAACCGGTTGCAGGAGAGTTTCGACACCATCCTGGATAATCGCAAGGAGCTCATCCGCTGCATGCAGCAGGGCCCAGCCTGCGtcgctgctgcagctgcccctggcccCTGA